The window CCTATGCCATGCCGGTGCTGACCCTGTGCTGCGTGATCGTGGCCCAGATGACGCGCATGACGCGCGCAGCCGTGATCGACCAGCTGCGCTCTTCCTATGCCGAAATGGCCCTGCTCAAAGGCGTCAAGCGCACCCGCATCGTGCTGCGCCACGCCTTGCCCAACGCCATCGGCCCGATTGCCAATGCGGTGGCGCTGAGCCTGTCCTACCTGCTGGGCGGCGTCATCATCGTCGAGAGCATCTTCAATTACCCCGGCATCGCCACCTTGATGATCGACGCCGTGACCACCCGCGACATGCCGCTGGTGCAAGCCTGTTCCATGATCTTCTGCGCCGGCTATCTGCTGCTGGTGCTCACCGCCGATGTGCTGGCCATTGTTTCCAATCCAAGGTTGAAGACCCGATGAAAGCCCTCCACGACTCCACCGGCAGCCAGGCGGGCGCGCCCGCACCCGCAGCCAGCGCACCCGCCAAGCGTGTGCGCCGCCATTCGACCATGGCCTGGATCGGCATGGCCATCGTCGGCTTCTGGATCCTCATGGCCATCCTCGGGCCCAGCATCTCGCCCTATGACGCCACGGCCATCGTCGACACCGACGTGTTCTCCGGCATGAGCCACAAGTTCCTGCTGGGCAGCGACTACCTGGGCCGCGACATGTTGAGCCGCATCCTCTTCGGCACCCGCGCCACCATCGGCCTGGCGCTGGCCGCCACCGTCCTGGCCAGCGCCACGGGCACGGCCATCGCACTCTTCGCAGCCTTCTCGGGCGGCTGGCGCGACGCCGTCATCAGCCGCGCACTCGACGCCCTGATCTCCATTCCCAGCAAGATGTTCGCGCTGATGATGGTGGCCACCTTCGGTTCATCCATGCTGCTGCTGGTGCTCACCGCGGCCATCACCTACATGCCCGGCGCCTACCGCATTGCGCGCTCGCTGGCGGTCAACGTGCAGGCCATGGAATACGTGCAGGCCGCACGCGCTCGCGGCGAGGGCGTGTGGTACATCATGACCGTGGAAATGCTGCCCAACATGATCCGCCCGGTGCTGGCCGATTTCGGCCTGCGCTTCGTCTACGTGGTGCTGCTGCTGTCGGGCCTGAGTTTCCTCTCGCTGGGCGTGCAGCCGCCGGACGCCGACTGGGGCTCGCTGGTGCGGGAAAACATTTCCGGCCTGGGCGAGGGTGCGCTGGCGGTGATCATGCCGGCCCTGGCCATTGCCTCGCTGACCATCGGCGTGAACCTCTTGATCGACAACCTGCGCAGCAAGCGCGCTGCCAAGGAGTAAGCCTGTGAAGCAATTCGATATCTTCCTCGGCAAGGAAAGCGGCGCTGGGGCCGGAGGCGCCGGCAGTGGCGCGGCATTGCGACCACTGGTGGAGGTGCAGGGCCTGCGCGTGAATGCGCGCAAGGAAGACGGCAGCCAGGTCGAGATCGTCAAGAACGTCAACTTCACCGTCGCACGGGGCGAGGTGCTGGCCCTGATCGGCGAATCCGGTTCCGGCAAGACCACCATCGCGCTCTCGCTGCTGGGCTATGCCCGTGCCGGCTGCCATATCGCCGGCGGCCAGGTGCGCATCGGCGAGCGCCAGATCGACCAGATGGATGAAAAGGCGCTCCTGGCCATGCGCGGCCACCACGTGGCCTACATCGCCCAGAGTGCGGCAGCGGCCTTCAACCCGGCGCGCACGCTGATGGACCAGGTGATCGAGAGCGCCCTGCAGCACGGCGTGATGGACAAGGCCAGCGCCATGCGCAAGGCCGTCGAGCTGTTCCGCGCGCTGGCGCTGCCCAACCCCGACAAGATCGGCGAACGTTATCCCCACCAGGTCTCGGGCGGACAGTTGCAGCGCGTGATGGCGGCCATGGCCTTGGTCACTGGCCCGGAACTGGTGATCCTGGACGAACCCACCACGGCCCTGGACGTGACCACCCAGATCGAAGTGCTGCGCGCCTTCAAGAACGTGGTCAAGGAACTCGGCACCACCGCCGTCTATGTTTCGCACGACCTGGCGGTGGTGGCGCAGATGGCCGACCGCATCATCGTGCTGCGCGATGGCGCGGTGCGCGAAACCGGTTCGACCAGCCAGGTATTGCACGCGCCCGCCGACAGCTATACCCAATGCCTGCTGGCCGCCGCTTCGCCGGCTGCGCGCGTGGTGCAACTGCGCGAGATCCTGCCCGCGACCCTGCCGGCCGAAGCGCGTGCGCCGCTGCTGCGCATCAGCGGACTGGTGGCGGGCTATGGCGCACCGGACCGGCTGGGCCTGCCGGGCGTACGTATCCTGGACGACATCAACCTCACCATCCAGCGCGGCAGCACCGTGGGCATCATCGGCGAATCCGGTTCCGGCAAGACCACGCTGGCGCGCGCCGTGGCCGGCATGATCGCGCCGGCGCGCGGCAGCATCCAGCTCGATGGCGAAACGCTCTCGCCCACGCTCGAAGGCCGCACCCGCGAACAGTTCCGCCGCGTGCAGATCGTGTTCCAGAACGCCGATACGGCGCTCAATCCCTCCCACAGCATTGGCCGCATCCTGAACCGGCCGCTGTCCTTCTATCACGGCTTGAAGGGTGAGGCCATGCGGCGTCGCACGGCTGAACTGCTGGACCTGGTCCAGCTGCCCGCGACCGTGATCGACCGCCTGCCAGCCGAACTCTCAGGCGGCCAGAAGCAGCGCGTGAACCTGGCCCGCGCACTGGCGGCCAAGCCCGACCTGATCCTGTGCGACGAGGTGACCTCGGCCCTGGATACGGTGGTGGCCGCCGCCATCCTGGAGTTGCTGGCCGAACTGCGGCGCGAGCTGCAGGTGTCCTACATGTTCATCAGCCACGACATCAGCACGGTGCGCGCCATCTGCGATGACATCGTGGTGCTCTACGCCGGCCGCATGGTGGCCAACCGCCCGCGTGAGGCGATGATGGCGCCGCCCTATCACCCGTATTCGCACCTGCTGCTGTCGTCGGTGCCGGCCATGCAGCAGGGCTGGCTGGAACAGGTGGCCGGGGCAGGGCAGCACAAGCTGCCGCCCATCGGTGCTGTCGATCCCTCGCCGGACATCTGCGCCTTCCTGCCGCGTTGCGCGCAGCGCGTCGATGGCGTGTGCAACGTGGTGCCGCCGCGCCGCCGCAACATGGAACATGGCGGCGAGATCCTCTGCCATCGCTCGGATGCCGATCTGCAGCAGTCGCAGACGCCGCTGGTGCCGGTGGAGGGTGTGACGGTCTGAATACGATGCTGCAGGGTGACGGCAGCCCAAGCAGGAACGGAGCATTAAGCCAGATTTAATGCCGGATTCCATGAGTATTAACCACAGCGTCCGACGCGGGACCTAGCATCGTCAGGCATGGCGTGCTGGCCGCCAGCGGTCGGACCAGGAAGAAAAGATCCGGGCAGGACGGGAACAGGTAAATCGCACTGACTCCGTCGTCCTCCCACCCCAAGGAAACAGGAGAAAAAATGACTGCAGCGTTGGTGTTGTACCGTGCCTCTGGCGACCCCGTATCCACCGCATTCCGCCCCGGCGCGCTGGGCGCCGCCGATCCCTTTGCGGCCTTGCGCGAGATCGCCTGGCAAGGCATCGGCGGCATGAGTGCAGGCCGCCTGCGCTTCGATGGCGCTCTCGAGATCGCCCGCTTCCCGCACCAGGAAACCCTGGTCGTGGTGCAAGGTGAACTGATCCTTGAAACCGAAGGCGCAGCACCCCTGGTGCTCAAGCCCGACAGTGGCGTGGTGATCGCCACGGGCGCGGCGCTGCGCATCTCTGCCACGCAGCCGACCCTGGCCGTGTTCTGCGCCGCCGACTGCCCGCAGCCGGTGCAGCCGGGCGTGTTCCCGCTGGTGGCCGAGGCCGACTTCAAGCCCTCGCTCAATGCGCTGCCCAAGGAAATCCTGCTGGGCGATGCGCCCCAATGCCGCAGCGACAACGTCGTCGATGAAAGCTCCATCGGCTGCAAGATCGGCACCTGGGATTCCACCCCTTACCACCGCATCGTGCGCGCCCATCCGGTCAATGAGTTCATGCACATCCTCGATGGCGGCGTGCGCTTTGCCCAGACCGATGGCAGCGTGGTGACGGTGGAAAAGGGCGATGCCCTGTTTGTGCCCAAGGGCGAGGCTGTCGGCTGGGAGAGCAGTGAGCGGGTGGCCAAGTTCTACGTGGTGCAGACCGTGCCGGCCGAAGGAGGCAAGTAAGATGTCGCCTCCGCTCGTCCAGGTCCAGAGTCCTACCATTCCCCCGGCGTCGGCCGATGTGGTCGTCATCGGCGGCGGCATCATCGGCATCTTCACCGCCTACTTCCTGGCCAAGCGCGGCATCTCGGTGGCGGTGGTCGAGAAGGGTCGCATCGGCGCCGAACAATCCAGCCGCAACTGGGGCTGGTGCCGCCAGCAGAACCGCGATGCGCGTGAACTGCCGATGGCCACCAAGAGCATCGACCTGTGGGAACAGTTCTCCGCCGAGACCGGCGAAGACACCGGCTTCAACCGCTGCGGCCTGCTCTATCTGTCCAACGACGAGGAAGAGATCGCCCGCTGGGCCGCCTGGGGCGACTTCGCCAAGACCGCCGGGGTGACCACCTACATGCTCGATTCCAAACAGGCTGCCGAACGTGGCCATGCCACCGGACGCGCCTGGAAGGGCGGCGTCTTCTCGCCCACCGACGGCACTGCCGACCCGGGCAAGGCGGCACCCGCCGTGGCGCGCGCCATCATGAAGCTGGGTGGCCACGTGATCCAGCAATGCGCCGCACGCGGCATCGACACCGAAGGCGGCCGTGTCTCGGGCGTCATCACCGAAGCCGGCGTCATCAAGACCAAGGTCGCGGTCATGGCTGGCGGCGCCTGGGCCTCGTCGTTCTGTCATCAACTGGGCATCCGCTTCCCGCAGGCCTCGGTGCGGCAATCCATCATGAGCGTGGCGCCCATGGAGGCGCCCTTGCCGGGTGCGCTGTACACCTCCGGCGTGGCCGTCACGCGACGCAGCGACGGTTCCTATGCATTGGCCATCAGCGGCCGCGCCCGGGTCGATCCGACCATGCAGTTCCTGCGCTTTTCGCCGCAGTTCCTGCCGATGTTCGCCAAGCGCTGGCGCAGCCTGTCGCCGGGCGGGCTGGAAGCCTGGCGCAGCGGCCACGAGACCCTGTCGCGCTGGCGCATGGATGCGCCCACGCCGATGGAACGCATGCGCATCCTGGACGCCTCGGCCGATCCGGCATCGATACGCGCCACCCATCGCCGTGCGGTCGAGTTGTTGCCACAGCTGGCCCAGGCCAAGGTCACCCACACCTGGGCCGGCTATGTGGACAGCACGCCTGATGGCGTGCCGGGCATCGGCGAATTGCCGCAGACACCAGGACTGATCCTGGCCGCCGGTTTCTCCGGTCACGGCTTCGGCATCGGGCCGGGCGCCGGTCACCTGATCGCCGACCTGGCCAGCGGCGCTGCGCCCATCGTCGATCCGCGGCCCTATCACCCGAATCGATTCAGCGATTCGTCCTGGGGCAAGGTGGCCGATTTCTGAAGCAGGTCAACGCCGCCAGGGGATAGGCTGGAAAGCCCGCTTGGCGGCCTCGAGGAAGACGCGCTGGCGCAGCGTCAAGCCCTGGCGGCCAGGCAGCAGGGCCATGATGGGCGCGGGATCGAGCTGCCAGCCGGGCAGCACGCGCTTGAGGCTGCCGTCGGTCAGCAGGTGGGCGCAATCCCATTCGGAACGCGCCACGAAGCCTTCGCCATCCAGCGCCCAGTCGCGCGTGATGGTGCCGTCGTTGGAGGAGAGCGCGCCGTTGAGCTTGACGGTCAGCGCCTTGCCGGTGCGGCGGCCGGCGCTATCGACGGGGGTGAAGCGCAGGCGGCTGAGGTCGTCGTCGTTTTCGCGCAGGCTCAGGTAGGGATAGTCGGCCAGCTCGGAAGGGTGCCGGGCGCGGTTCATGCGCCGCGCCAGCGCCGGACTGGCGCACAGGAAACGCTCATTGGGCGCGAGGAAGTGTCCGACCCAGGACGAACCCTTGACGCGTCCGATGGAAATGATGGCGTCAGCCCCGCTGGCGGCGGCCAGCGGACTCTCGGCCAGCAGCAGCGAGATCGCCAGGCGCGGATGGTTGCGATGCAGGTCGCGCACCAGCGGGGCGACGTAGCGGCGGCCGAAGCCGAAGGGCGCCACCACCCGCAGCGAACCGCTGACGTTGGCCAGGCTGGCGTGCTCGCCGCGGTCCGATTCACGCGAGACGCTGGCGGTGATGGCCTCGATGCGTTCGAGGATGTCAGTGGCTTCCTGCACCAGGCGCTGGCCCTCATCGGTGAGCGCGAAACCGCGCGCGGCACGGTTGGCCAGGCGCACGCCGATGCGGTCTTCGATGCGCTGCAGGCGCACCGTCACGGCCGGCGGCGTCAGGTCGAGCAGGCGGGCCGCGCCCGCCAGCGAGGCGGACG is drawn from Herbaspirillum seropedicae and contains these coding sequences:
- a CDS encoding NAD(P)/FAD-dependent oxidoreductase gives rise to the protein MSPPLVQVQSPTIPPASADVVVIGGGIIGIFTAYFLAKRGISVAVVEKGRIGAEQSSRNWGWCRQQNRDARELPMATKSIDLWEQFSAETGEDTGFNRCGLLYLSNDEEEIARWAAWGDFAKTAGVTTYMLDSKQAAERGHATGRAWKGGVFSPTDGTADPGKAAPAVARAIMKLGGHVIQQCAARGIDTEGGRVSGVITEAGVIKTKVAVMAGGAWASSFCHQLGIRFPQASVRQSIMSVAPMEAPLPGALYTSGVAVTRRSDGSYALAISGRARVDPTMQFLRFSPQFLPMFAKRWRSLSPGGLEAWRSGHETLSRWRMDAPTPMERMRILDASADPASIRATHRRAVELLPQLAQAKVTHTWAGYVDSTPDGVPGIGELPQTPGLILAAGFSGHGFGIGPGAGHLIADLASGAAPIVDPRPYHPNRFSDSSWGKVADF
- a CDS encoding ABC transporter ATP-binding protein, producing MKQFDIFLGKESGAGAGGAGSGAALRPLVEVQGLRVNARKEDGSQVEIVKNVNFTVARGEVLALIGESGSGKTTIALSLLGYARAGCHIAGGQVRIGERQIDQMDEKALLAMRGHHVAYIAQSAAAAFNPARTLMDQVIESALQHGVMDKASAMRKAVELFRALALPNPDKIGERYPHQVSGGQLQRVMAAMALVTGPELVILDEPTTALDVTTQIEVLRAFKNVVKELGTTAVYVSHDLAVVAQMADRIIVLRDGAVRETGSTSQVLHAPADSYTQCLLAAASPAARVVQLREILPATLPAEARAPLLRISGLVAGYGAPDRLGLPGVRILDDINLTIQRGSTVGIIGESGSGKTTLARAVAGMIAPARGSIQLDGETLSPTLEGRTREQFRRVQIVFQNADTALNPSHSIGRILNRPLSFYHGLKGEAMRRRTAELLDLVQLPATVIDRLPAELSGGQKQRVNLARALAAKPDLILCDEVTSALDTVVAAAILELLAELRRELQVSYMFISHDISTVRAICDDIVVLYAGRMVANRPREAMMAPPYHPYSHLLLSSVPAMQQGWLEQVAGAGQHKLPPIGAVDPSPDICAFLPRCAQRVDGVCNVVPPRRRNMEHGGEILCHRSDADLQQSQTPLVPVEGVTV
- a CDS encoding cupin domain-containing protein, with amino-acid sequence MTAALVLYRASGDPVSTAFRPGALGAADPFAALREIAWQGIGGMSAGRLRFDGALEIARFPHQETLVVVQGELILETEGAAPLVLKPDSGVVIATGAALRISATQPTLAVFCAADCPQPVQPGVFPLVAEADFKPSLNALPKEILLGDAPQCRSDNVVDESSIGCKIGTWDSTPYHRIVRAHPVNEFMHILDGGVRFAQTDGSVVTVEKGDALFVPKGEAVGWESSERVAKFYVVQTVPAEGGK
- a CDS encoding LysR family transcriptional regulator; this encodes MLQLDDMQLLRALGSSASLAGAARLLDLTPPAVTVRLQRIEDRIGVRLANRAARGFALTDEGQRLVQEATDILERIEAITASVSRESDRGEHASLANVSGSLRVVAPFGFGRRYVAPLVRDLHRNHPRLAISLLLAESPLAAASGADAIISIGRVKGSSWVGHFLAPNERFLCASPALARRMNRARHPSELADYPYLSLRENDDDLSRLRFTPVDSAGRRTGKALTVKLNGALSSNDGTITRDWALDGEGFVARSEWDCAHLLTDGSLKRVLPGWQLDPAPIMALLPGRQGLTLRQRVFLEAAKRAFQPIPWRR
- a CDS encoding ABC transporter permease, yielding MKALHDSTGSQAGAPAPAASAPAKRVRRHSTMAWIGMAIVGFWILMAILGPSISPYDATAIVDTDVFSGMSHKFLLGSDYLGRDMLSRILFGTRATIGLALAATVLASATGTAIALFAAFSGGWRDAVISRALDALISIPSKMFALMMVATFGSSMLLLVLTAAITYMPGAYRIARSLAVNVQAMEYVQAARARGEGVWYIMTVEMLPNMIRPVLADFGLRFVYVVLLLSGLSFLSLGVQPPDADWGSLVRENISGLGEGALAVIMPALAIASLTIGVNLLIDNLRSKRAAKE